In Nostoc sp. GT001, a genomic segment contains:
- the urtC gene encoding urea ABC transporter permease subunit UrtC, which produces MRKRRGGGLLIEVGVTIAIALFLIIVMPVVLSEFRLNLLGRFLSLAIVALGIDLIWGYTGLLSLGHGIFFGLGGYAIAMYLKLQVPTGELPDFMGLYGVTELPAFWQPFYSFPLTIALVVLIPGLLAGLLGYLVFRNRLKGVYFSILTQAGTIVFFNFFNGQQQFFNGTNGLIDFTTLFGATVSDAKTQFVFYTLTVIFLAITYGICRWLTTGRFGRLLIAIRDDESRVRFSGYDPTDFKVLVFAVSGAIAGVAGAFYTIQSGSVSPRAMDIAFSIEMVIWVAVGGRATLIGAIVGTLLVNYARTFLSEQFAEIWLFFQGALFLIVVTVLPDGIVGWLRSQNISLFNRRQEIATYPTLEEDPEVQHERENIGN; this is translated from the coding sequence ATGAGGAAGAGGAGGGGAGGAGGGTTATTAATTGAGGTGGGGGTGACGATCGCGATCGCACTCTTCCTTATAATTGTTATGCCAGTGGTGCTGTCGGAGTTTCGCCTGAATTTGTTGGGGCGATTTCTGTCGCTGGCAATTGTGGCTTTGGGTATCGATTTGATTTGGGGGTATACTGGTTTATTGAGTTTGGGACATGGTATTTTCTTTGGTTTGGGTGGATATGCGATCGCAATGTACCTGAAGCTGCAAGTTCCTACTGGAGAATTGCCTGATTTCATGGGACTTTATGGAGTTACGGAACTTCCCGCCTTTTGGCAACCTTTTTATTCTTTTCCTTTGACAATAGCTTTGGTGGTACTAATTCCAGGGTTATTGGCGGGATTGTTGGGATATTTGGTTTTCCGAAATCGTCTCAAGGGAGTTTATTTTTCCATCTTGACTCAAGCCGGAACTATTGTATTTTTCAACTTCTTTAACGGTCAACAACAATTTTTCAACGGCACGAATGGACTGATAGATTTTACAACTTTGTTTGGCGCAACAGTTAGCGATGCCAAAACACAGTTTGTTTTCTACACGCTGACGGTAATATTTCTCGCAATCACCTACGGTATTTGTCGCTGGTTGACAACTGGACGCTTTGGGAGGTTGTTGATAGCGATTCGGGATGATGAAAGTCGGGTAAGATTTTCTGGCTACGACCCTACAGATTTTAAGGTGTTGGTGTTTGCAGTTTCCGGTGCGATCGCAGGTGTAGCAGGAGCATTCTACACCATTCAGAGTGGTTCTGTATCACCTAGAGCAATGGATATTGCCTTTTCCATTGAAATGGTGATTTGGGTAGCAGTAGGCGGACGCGCTACTTTAATTGGCGCGATTGTGGGAACTTTGTTAGTAAATTATGCCCGCACTTTTTTAAGCGAACAATTTGCCGAAATCTGGCTATTTTTCCAAGGCGCACTATTTTTGATAGTTGTCACAGTCCTTCCTGACGGCATCGTGGGATGGTTGCGTAGTCAGAATATTTCTCTTTTCAACCGTCGTCAAGAAATTGCTACATATCCCACCTTGGAAGAAGACCCGGAAGTGCAACATGAACGCGAAAATATTGGAAACTGA
- a CDS encoding filamentous hemagglutinin N-terminal domain-containing protein, translating into MTTCKDRNWHSDLLEVLGIIGVLAHGIFCSENHALAQITPDGTLGDNSSRITPNVNIKGLPADRIDGGATRGANLFHSFQEFNVGELQRVYFANPTGISNILTRVTGSNISNILGTLGVDGGANLFLINPNGILFGNNARLDVAGSFIGTTANSFVFGNGLEFSATNPQTPSSLLTINPSALLFNQLQAGRIENRSIAPAGDNIFGLRVPDSQSLLLVGGEIAINEGKLNAPGGRVELAGIAGEGTVGLNVDGNNLSLIVPDNLAKADISLSNQALVSTSGEGGGAIQVWGKGVTVNGGSQIEASTLGALPGKGLSVNASESVQVVGESPTGIRSGLFAETFGTGDAGDLTINTRQLQILAGGKISSSTTNAGVAGNLTVNASESVQLIGIPDNPNLASTGMFAASNGVGDAGDITINTRQLLIQNGAGITTDNEGKGVGGNITVNAESVQLVGTAILPQFPNRWYPSKISSNAYGTGPAGKITINTNQLLIQDGAAISARTSGSGAGGSLTVNASQSVKLIGFATNSNSLFPFPSSLLTQTQSTGTAGDLAINTNQLIVREGQLSASTFGQGNAGNINIETVTMNIIDSQVGSSVYRKGFAGNLTIHAAESVEISGKIKSFTSNLENPAGLFAQVNPRGEGRGGNLTIETKRLSVSNGGRVQVATFGQGDAGNLTIRASEVDIFDTPVDNLFATGINAGIEVDADERTVIPPRGNGGDLTIETDRLSVRGGAIISVRTAGVGNAGRLRIHASKSVEVVGKSPNGNFNSQISAAVKPEGTESWGKFKD; encoded by the coding sequence ATGACAACCTGTAAAGATAGGAATTGGCACTCAGATTTATTAGAAGTTTTAGGCATTATTGGAGTGCTTGCTCACGGCATATTTTGTTCTGAAAATCACGCCTTAGCCCAGATTACCCCTGATGGAACATTAGGTGATAACTCTTCAAGAATCACTCCTAATGTCAATATTAAAGGACTTCCGGCTGACCGCATTGATGGTGGAGCAACTCGCGGTGCAAACCTGTTCCATAGTTTCCAGGAATTCAATGTGGGTGAGTTGCAGCGTGTTTATTTTGCCAATCCCACCGGAATCTCCAATATTCTCACACGGGTGACGGGAAGTAATATCTCCAATATTCTCGGCACTCTGGGAGTGGATGGTGGTGCAAATTTGTTTTTAATTAATCCCAATGGTATTTTATTTGGGAATAATGCACGCCTGGATGTGGCGGGTTCCTTTATAGGGACTACGGCGAATTCTTTTGTGTTTGGCAATGGGTTGGAATTTAGTGCAACTAATCCTCAGACTCCTTCTTCATTACTAACAATTAATCCTTCTGCTTTACTATTCAATCAACTTCAGGCTGGCAGAATTGAAAACAGGTCAATTGCACCAGCAGGAGATAATATCTTTGGTCTACGAGTACCAGATAGTCAGAGTTTGCTATTAGTGGGTGGAGAAATTGCCATCAACGAAGGTAAATTGAATGCTCCGGGTGGGCGAGTGGAATTGGCAGGAATTGCAGGTGAGGGGACAGTTGGACTGAATGTGGATGGTAATAATTTGAGTTTGATTGTTCCTGATAATCTAGCTAAAGCCGATATCTCACTCAGTAATCAAGCCTTGGTTAGTACCAGTGGTGAAGGTGGCGGCGCTATTCAGGTGTGGGGTAAAGGAGTTACCGTCAATGGAGGTTCCCAGATTGAAGCCAGCACTTTAGGAGCATTACCTGGAAAAGGATTGAGTGTAAATGCTTCCGAATCAGTGCAAGTCGTTGGAGAATCACCTACTGGAATTCGTAGCGGTTTATTTGCTGAAACTTTTGGGACAGGAGATGCAGGAGACCTGACAATTAACACCAGACAGTTACAAATCTTAGCAGGGGGAAAGATTTCATCTAGTACAACGAATGCAGGTGTGGCAGGAAATTTGACCGTGAATGCCTCAGAATCAGTGCAACTAATTGGTATTCCAGATAATCCCAATTTAGCCTCTACTGGTATGTTTGCTGCATCTAATGGAGTGGGAGACGCCGGAGACATCACGATTAACACTAGACAGTTACTCATCCAAAATGGAGCCGGAATCACAACTGATAACGAAGGTAAAGGGGTTGGAGGGAATATAACAGTAAATGCCGAATCAGTGCAGCTAGTCGGTACTGCGATTCTGCCACAGTTTCCTAATAGATGGTATCCTAGCAAAATAAGTTCTAACGCTTATGGCACAGGGCCCGCAGGAAAGATTACGATTAACACCAATCAATTGTTAATCCAAGATGGAGCAGCGATTTCAGCTCGAACTAGCGGTAGTGGGGCTGGAGGAAGTTTGACGGTAAATGCCTCCCAATCAGTTAAACTGATAGGATTTGCTACTAATAGTAATAGTCTATTTCCCTTTCCCAGCAGCTTGTTGACTCAAACACAAAGTACAGGAACAGCGGGAGATTTGGCAATTAATACCAATCAGTTGATTGTCCGAGAAGGACAGCTATCTGCCAGTACTTTTGGACAAGGGAATGCTGGCAATATAAACATTGAAACTGTCACGATGAATATCATTGATAGTCAAGTGGGAAGCAGTGTTTACCGTAAAGGGTTTGCAGGAAATTTGACTATTCACGCTGCCGAGTCAGTGGAAATCAGTGGAAAGATCAAATCGTTTACATCTAATCTTGAAAATCCTGCTGGCTTATTCGCTCAGGTAAACCCTAGAGGTGAGGGTCGCGGCGGCAACTTGACCATTGAGACAAAACGCTTGAGTGTAAGTAATGGAGGCAGAGTACAAGTCGCTACTTTTGGTCAAGGAGACGCTGGTAATCTCACAATTCGGGCTTCTGAGGTAGATATATTTGATACACCTGTTGATAATCTCTTTGCTACAGGGATCAATGCAGGTATTGAAGTAGACGCAGATGAAAGAACAGTTATTCCACCCAGAGGCAACGGTGGTGATTTAACAATTGAAACCGATCGCTTGAGTGTGAGAGGTGGTGCAATAATATCAGTTCGCACTGCTGGAGTGGGCAATGCAGGTAGATTGCGAATTCATGCGTCGAAATCTGTAGAAGTCGTTGGAAAATCACCAAATGGTAACTTTAACAGCCAAATCAGCGCTGCGGTGAAGCCAGAAGGTACTGAGTCGTGGGGGAAGTTTAAAGATTGA
- a CDS encoding S-layer family protein → MSVRDGGEVTVSSNGAGTAGDLEIQARSLSLDNQGAIAAITRVGNGGNITLKLQDLLLLRNHSQISTTAGSSEFGGNGGNLIINSPFIVAVPKENSDISANAFTGTGGRVDITTNGIFGILPQKRLTENSDITASSELGVSGEVTINSPDTDPSRGLTQLPSNLVDASQQIAQGCTPRRGQNASRFIATGRGGLPQSPNEPLRGRAVITGWVDLPAQATARVTEKLSTATMTKSTEPIVEAQGWIVDAKGDIMLVAQSGQSSSIPSAMSCSQ, encoded by the coding sequence ATGAGTGTTCGGGATGGAGGTGAAGTCACTGTCAGTAGTAACGGAGCGGGTACGGCAGGCGACCTTGAGATCCAAGCTCGTTCTCTGAGCCTGGATAATCAAGGAGCGATCGCCGCCATAACCAGAGTGGGGAATGGTGGTAATATTACCCTGAAGTTGCAAGACTTATTATTACTACGCAATCATAGTCAAATTTCTACCACTGCTGGCAGTAGCGAATTCGGTGGCAATGGCGGTAATCTCATCATTAATAGCCCTTTCATTGTCGCCGTTCCTAAAGAAAATAGCGATATTAGCGCTAACGCTTTCACTGGAACTGGTGGTAGAGTTGACATTACAACAAACGGTATTTTCGGTATTCTGCCGCAAAAACGCCTAACCGAAAACAGTGACATTACAGCGAGTTCAGAATTGGGGGTGAGCGGGGAAGTAACTATCAACAGTCCAGATACTGACCCTAGTCGCGGCTTAACTCAACTACCTTCCAACCTCGTGGATGCATCTCAACAAATTGCCCAAGGTTGCACTCCCAGAAGAGGACAAAATGCTAGTCGTTTTATCGCTACCGGACGCGGTGGATTACCCCAAAGTCCTAATGAACCGTTGCGAGGACGAGCAGTGATTACTGGTTGGGTAGATTTGCCCGCACAAGCAACAGCCAGAGTCACGGAGAAATTATCTACTGCAACTATGACCAAATCTACCGAGCCGATTGTGGAGGCTCAAGGATGGATTGTTGATGCTAAGGGTGATATTATGCTTGTGGCTCAATCTGGGCAAAGTTCTTCTATTCCCTCTGCTATGTCTTGTAGTCAATAA
- the urtB gene encoding urea ABC transporter permease subunit UrtB, producing MLAGFLEAVFNGISIGAVLLIAALGLAIIFGLMGVINMAHGELMMFGAYTTYVVQNVCKQLGGVWFEVYIFLALIIAFIFTAAVGLILEKGVIRYLYGRPLETLLATWGVSLIFQQFVRSVNWVLIIGLGLFSLLFFGGLWILNSRTDLGRVRNWIVAVIFLLSLGVTITTGNLLSQTYQLAVTQPWFGAQNVDVTAPTWLQAGISLGGVQLPFARLFIIALTIICVAGIYLFLQRSSWGLRIRAVTQNRSMSACLGIPTQKVDAITFALGSGLAGVAGCAISLLGSVGPNTGQNYIIDTFMVVVVGGVGNLAGTIVAALGIGTANFLIGSGTLALLLTPVKPLADLFTFFATTSMAKVMVFALIIVFLQWKPGGIFPQKGRTVDV from the coding sequence GTGTTAGCAGGATTTTTAGAAGCTGTATTTAATGGTATTAGTATTGGCGCTGTATTATTGATTGCCGCGTTGGGACTAGCCATTATATTTGGATTGATGGGTGTCATCAATATGGCGCATGGTGAATTGATGATGTTCGGCGCTTATACAACTTATGTTGTCCAAAATGTATGTAAGCAATTGGGTGGGGTGTGGTTTGAAGTCTATATATTTTTGGCTTTGATTATCGCGTTTATATTCACGGCTGCTGTGGGATTAATTCTAGAAAAAGGCGTGATTCGTTATCTCTATGGACGCCCATTAGAAACTCTATTGGCAACTTGGGGAGTAAGTTTAATTTTTCAGCAGTTTGTTCGCAGTGTGAATTGGGTATTGATAATTGGTCTAGGCTTATTTTCTCTGCTGTTTTTTGGAGGTTTATGGATTTTAAATTCTCGCACAGATTTGGGAAGGGTTCGTAACTGGATTGTGGCGGTGATATTTTTATTATCGCTGGGGGTAACAATTACAACGGGCAATTTATTGAGTCAAACTTATCAGTTAGCAGTAACTCAACCTTGGTTTGGCGCTCAAAATGTGGATGTTACAGCACCGACTTGGTTACAAGCCGGGATATCTTTAGGTGGTGTGCAATTGCCTTTTGCCAGATTATTTATTATTGCTTTAACAATAATCTGTGTGGCGGGAATTTACTTATTTTTACAACGTTCTAGCTGGGGTTTAAGAATTCGGGCGGTGACGCAAAACCGGAGTATGAGTGCTTGTTTGGGTATCCCAACTCAAAAGGTAGATGCGATTACTTTTGCACTGGGTTCGGGTTTAGCTGGTGTGGCGGGATGTGCGATTAGTTTGCTTGGTTCTGTAGGGCCAAATACCGGACAAAACTATATTATTGATACTTTTATGGTGGTTGTCGTTGGAGGTGTGGGCAATTTAGCCGGGACGATTGTGGCTGCTTTGGGTATTGGTACGGCTAATTTTTTAATTGGTTCTGGAACTCTGGCTTTGTTGTTGACTCCTGTTAAACCTTTGGCTGATTTGTTTACTTTTTTTGCGACGACGAGTATGGCTAAGGTGATGGTATTTGCGCTGATTATTGTGTTTTTGCAGTGGAAGCCTGGGGGGATTTTTCCGCAGAAGGGACGTACTGTTGATGTTTAA
- the urtD gene encoding urea ABC transporter ATP-binding protein UrtD yields MNAKILETENVTVSFDGFKALNQLNFSMDVGELRVVIGPNGAGKTTFLDVITGKVQPTVGRVLFKGRNLRSLPEYKIARLGIGRKFQTPRIYLNLTPRENLEITSNKKKNVFSTLFERSHAVEKNHIKGLLETIGLTPKADIKAALLSHGEKQRLEIGMLVAQSPDLLLVDEPVAGLTDEETYNIGELLLALAQSHSILVIEHDMEFVRQIAKKVTVLHEGSVLCEGNFEEVQNDSRVIEVYLGKQEE; encoded by the coding sequence ATGAACGCGAAAATATTGGAAACTGAAAATGTAACTGTTAGTTTTGACGGTTTTAAGGCTTTAAACCAGCTTAACTTTAGTATGGATGTAGGTGAATTACGGGTAGTAATTGGCCCCAATGGTGCGGGAAAGACAACGTTTCTGGATGTAATTACCGGGAAAGTTCAGCCAACCGTGGGGCGAGTTTTATTCAAAGGAAGAAATCTGCGTTCTTTACCTGAATATAAAATTGCCCGATTGGGAATTGGGCGCAAGTTCCAAACACCCCGAATTTACCTGAATTTAACGCCCCGTGAAAATTTAGAAATTACCAGTAACAAGAAGAAAAATGTCTTTTCTACTTTGTTTGAACGTTCTCATGCTGTGGAAAAGAATCATATTAAAGGATTATTAGAAACTATCGGATTAACGCCAAAAGCCGATATCAAAGCAGCTTTACTTTCTCACGGAGAAAAGCAACGTTTAGAAATTGGGATGTTAGTAGCACAGTCTCCAGATTTATTACTTGTTGATGAACCCGTTGCTGGTTTAACAGATGAAGAAACCTACAACATTGGCGAATTACTTTTAGCACTAGCGCAGAGTCATTCAATTTTAGTAATTGAACATGATATGGAATTTGTGCGTCAAATTGCCAAGAAAGTAACGGTGTTACATGAAGGTTCGGTGTTGTGCGAAGGAAATTTTGAAGAAGTGCAAAATGATTCTCGTGTAATTGAAGTATATCTGGGAAAACAGGAAGAATGA
- a CDS encoding CHAT domain-containing protein: protein MKPKSHKNNQWQQIYNKCNRWLIRPFKNHKLPVFILLVLVTAFLYVTAFPVAATIDTQNIVTLGVSIKNSPAQTQDLLQQGKVLYEAGKFAEAARVLQQAVKSFGSQGNELQQAVALSNLALAYQKLGNLPPAQQAITDSLKLLEKSSNSQNLQVLAPILDIQGSIQLDLGQAEQALNTWQRAEASYKQLGDRNGMIRDRINQAQAWQVLGFYRRGLTILTQLQQELQSKPNSISKAVELRSFGNALQLAGDLNQSRQVLQQSLSIAQKLNSPQDVSAALFSLGNTAQVQQDFKGAIEFYQQAAAIAPNPISKVQAQVNQLNLLVNTGQTAAVQTLLPQIQTQLTQLPASVTTIYAQINLAQSLIKFGTTPQAIAQICARALQQAQNLADKRAESFALGTLGSVYEQTKQWSIAQNLTQQALNIAETINAPDIAYRWHWQLGRLLKQQEEIEGAIASYDTAIGELQTLRSDLVVVNRDIQFSFKESVEPVYRESVELLLQFQQTHPSEPILDKARQRIEALQLAELDDFFREACINAKTVLLDTVVDKDNPTAAIIYPIILPDQLQVIVKIPKQPLRSYTVNKSQNEVEGTIKQLREYLLEPDRNEEVQALSQEVYGWLIKEIESDLKASGVKTLVFVLDGILRNVPMAILYDGQQYLVEKYAVTLSLGLQLLALKPLTQTKLNVLAAGLVQPPQGFQQRFPPLPEIKSEFDSISQAIASTTQLLDRDFNSKNLESKVNTVPFNVLHLATHGQFSSNVENTFILANDGPINVTQFDSLLRRRDQTRSEALEMLVLSACQTATGDNRATLGLAGASVKAGARSTLASLWHISDKSTAILIGEFYRELVKNQVTKAEALRRAQVKLLKDYPNYSRPGYWAPYVLVGNWL from the coding sequence ATGAAACCCAAGAGTCATAAAAACAATCAGTGGCAACAGATATATAACAAATGCAACAGGTGGTTGATTCGTCCCTTTAAAAACCATAAGTTGCCTGTTTTCATCCTCTTGGTTCTGGTGACAGCTTTTTTGTACGTTACTGCTTTTCCTGTTGCTGCAACTATAGATACGCAAAATATCGTAACTCTTGGAGTGTCAATTAAAAATTCTCCCGCACAAACACAAGACCTGCTGCAACAGGGGAAAGTGCTGTATGAGGCAGGAAAATTTGCAGAAGCGGCTAGAGTTTTGCAACAAGCAGTTAAAAGTTTTGGCAGCCAAGGCAATGAATTGCAGCAAGCTGTGGCATTAAGTAATTTGGCGTTGGCATATCAAAAACTGGGTAATTTGCCACCCGCGCAACAGGCAATTACAGATAGCTTGAAGTTGCTCGAAAAATCCTCTAATTCTCAAAATCTTCAGGTTTTGGCTCCAATTCTAGATATTCAAGGTAGTATTCAACTAGACTTGGGACAAGCTGAACAGGCGCTTAACACCTGGCAACGTGCGGAAGCCAGCTATAAGCAATTAGGCGATCGCAATGGCATGATCCGCGATCGCATCAATCAAGCACAAGCATGGCAAGTTTTGGGATTTTACCGTCGGGGTTTGACAATCTTGACTCAATTGCAGCAGGAGTTACAATCAAAACCTAATTCAATCAGTAAAGCAGTAGAATTACGGTCTTTCGGGAATGCTCTGCAATTAGCCGGAGATTTGAATCAATCCCGTCAGGTATTACAGCAAAGTTTGTCAATTGCCCAAAAATTGAATTCTCCCCAGGATGTGAGCGCGGCTTTATTCAGTTTAGGCAACACGGCACAAGTACAGCAAGATTTTAAGGGTGCAATAGAGTTCTATCAGCAAGCTGCTGCGATCGCTCCTAACCCGATTAGTAAAGTTCAGGCTCAAGTTAATCAGTTGAACTTACTAGTGAACACGGGACAAACAGCCGCCGTGCAGACATTATTGCCGCAAATCCAAACTCAACTGACACAACTACCTGCTTCTGTGACAACTATTTATGCGCAGATTAATCTAGCTCAAAGCTTGATAAAATTCGGGACTACACCCCAAGCGATCGCTCAAATCTGCGCGAGGGCCCTGCAACAAGCTCAAAATTTAGCAGATAAACGAGCCGAGAGCTTTGCCCTTGGGACTCTAGGTAGTGTATACGAACAAACTAAACAATGGTCAATAGCCCAGAACCTCACCCAACAGGCACTGAACATAGCCGAAACAATCAACGCCCCAGATATCGCTTATCGTTGGCATTGGCAGTTAGGACGCTTGTTAAAACAGCAGGAAGAGATTGAGGGTGCTATTGCCAGCTATGATACTGCGATCGGTGAGTTGCAGACTCTCCGTAGTGACTTAGTAGTTGTGAATCGAGATATCCAGTTTTCTTTTAAAGAAAGTGTAGAACCTGTATATCGAGAGTCCGTAGAATTATTGTTGCAGTTTCAGCAAACTCATCCCAGCGAACCAATCCTAGACAAAGCTAGACAGAGAATTGAAGCACTGCAACTAGCGGAATTAGACGACTTTTTCCGGGAAGCTTGCATTAATGCCAAAACTGTTTTGCTTGACACAGTGGTAGATAAAGATAATCCCACAGCCGCAATTATTTATCCAATTATTCTGCCTGATCAACTGCAAGTAATTGTCAAAATTCCTAAACAACCACTGCGTAGTTATACAGTCAATAAGTCCCAGAATGAGGTAGAAGGTACTATAAAACAACTCAGAGAGTATCTATTAGAACCCGATCGGAATGAGGAAGTGCAAGCGTTATCACAAGAAGTCTATGGGTGGTTAATCAAAGAAATTGAGTCAGATTTAAAAGCTAGTGGAGTCAAAACCCTTGTATTCGTACTTGATGGCATATTGCGAAATGTGCCAATGGCTATATTGTATGACGGTCAGCAATATCTGGTAGAAAAATACGCTGTAACACTCAGCTTAGGACTCCAGTTACTCGCACTCAAACCCTTAACACAAACAAAACTCAATGTTCTAGCTGCTGGGTTAGTGCAACCACCACAAGGCTTTCAACAGCGATTTCCACCACTACCAGAAATTAAATCAGAATTCGACTCTATTTCCCAAGCGATCGCCTCTACCACCCAGTTACTAGATCGAGACTTCAACAGCAAAAACCTAGAGAGTAAGGTAAATACTGTACCATTTAATGTGTTACATTTGGCAACTCACGGTCAATTTAGCTCTAATGTTGAGAATACTTTTATACTTGCAAACGATGGGCCGATTAACGTTACGCAATTTGATAGCTTGCTGCGCCGTCGGGATCAAACTCGCTCAGAAGCCTTGGAAATGCTGGTGTTAAGTGCTTGCCAAACCGCTACTGGTGACAATCGCGCCACGCTAGGGCTAGCGGGAGCATCCGTGAAAGCCGGTGCCCGTAGTACCTTAGCCTCACTATGGCATATCAGTGATAAATCTACTGCGATCTTAATTGGTGAATTTTATCGTGAGTTAGTTAAAAATCAGGTGACAAAGGCTGAAGCCTTGCGTCGTGCCCAAGTAAAGTTGTTAAAAGATTATCCCAATTACAGTCGTCCTGGCTACTGGGCACCTTATGTTTTAGTTGGTAACTGGCTTTGA
- the urtA gene encoding urea ABC transporter substrate-binding protein codes for MRRQFNRRKFIIYGSLTFGSXLFLKACANNSPTATESPAATPTASPAVAAAGDTIKVGILHSLSGTMSISEKSVVDAEKLAIKEINALGGVLGKQIEAITEDGASNWDTFREKATKLIDQDKVAVVFGCWTSASRKNVKPVFESKNHMLWYPVQYEGQECSKNIFYTGAAPNQQIEPSVDWLLKNKGKEFFLVGSDYVFPRTANTIIKAQLEALGGKTVGEDYLPLGNTEVTPIITKIKQNLPNGGVIYNTLNGDSNVAFFKQLKGAGLTPDKYPSMSVSIAEEEVKAIGVEYLKGHYAAWNYFQTVDTPANKKFVAAFKKEYGENRVTNDPMEAAYIAVYLWKQAVQKAGTTDIAKVSAAAYGQTLDAPEGKVTMDANHHISKIVRIGQVRQDGLFDIVYATPTAVEPVPWNQFVKETKGFACDWSDPAKGGKYKKA; via the coding sequence ATGAGAAGACAATTTAACCGACGCAAGTTTATAATCTACGGTTCTTTAACTTTTGGAAGCAGNCTTTTTTTAAAAGCTTGCGCGAATAATTCTCCAACTGCAACAGAGAGTCCAGCTGCGACTCCTACGGCTTCACCAGCAGTAGCCGCCGCTGGTGACACTATCAAAGTCGGTATTTTGCACTCTCTGAGTGGTACGATGTCTATTAGTGAAAAAAGCGTTGTTGATGCTGAAAAGTTAGCAATCAAAGAAATTAACGCTTTAGGTGGTGTTTTAGGTAAGCAAATTGAAGCAATTACCGAAGATGGTGCTTCTAACTGGGATACTTTTAGAGAAAAAGCAACTAAGCTAATCGATCAAGATAAAGTCGCTGTAGTCTTTGGTTGTTGGACTTCTGCTAGCCGCAAGAATGTTAAGCCAGTATTCGAGAGCAAAAACCACATGCTCTGGTATCCTGTACAATACGAAGGTCAAGAGTGTTCTAAAAACATTTTCTACACTGGCGCGGCGCCAAATCAACAAATTGAACCATCTGTTGATTGGCTGTTAAAAAATAAGGGCAAAGAATTCTTCTTAGTTGGCTCTGACTACGTTTTTCCCCGGACAGCTAATACCATCATTAAAGCTCAATTAGAAGCTTTAGGCGGAAAAACAGTTGGTGAGGATTATTTACCTCTTGGTAACACAGAAGTTACACCAATTATCACTAAAATCAAGCAAAATTTGCCCAATGGTGGCGTGATTTACAACACCTTAAATGGTGATAGCAACGTTGCGTTCTTCAAACAATTAAAAGGGGCTGGATTGACACCAGATAAATATCCCTCTATGTCTGTAAGTATTGCCGAAGAAGAAGTGAAAGCAATTGGTGTAGAGTATCTCAAAGGTCATTATGCAGCTTGGAACTATTTCCAAACAGTAGACACGCCTGCTAATAAGAAGTTTGTGGCAGCTTTCAAAAAAGAATACGGTGAAAATCGGGTGACAAATGACCCAATGGAAGCAGCATACATTGCAGTTTATTTGTGGAAACAAGCAGTCCAAAAAGCTGGTACTACAGATATAGCTAAGGTAAGCGCTGCGGCTTATGGTCAAACTCTAGATGCACCTGAAGGTAAAGTGACAATGGATGCCAATCATCACATATCCAAAATTGTGCGGATTGGTCAAGTTAGGCAAGATGGTTTATTTGATATTGTCTATGCTACTCCAACAGCAGTTGAGCCAGTTCCTTGGAATCAATTTGTGAAAGAAACTAAGGGATTTGCTTGTGATTGGAGTGACCCTGCTAAAGGTGGTAAGTACAAGAAAGCCTAA